A single genomic interval of Schistocerca americana isolate TAMUIC-IGC-003095 chromosome 2, iqSchAmer2.1, whole genome shotgun sequence harbors:
- the LOC124594831 gene encoding calcineurin subunit B type 2 has translation MGNESSLPMELCSNFDADEIRRLGKRFRKLDLDNSGSLSIDEFMSLPELQQNPLVQRVIDIFDADGNGEVDFKEFIQGVSQFSVKGDKESKLRFAFRIYDMDNDGYISNGELFQVLKMMVGNNLKDTQLQQIVDKTILFADKDEDGKINFEEFCSVVGNTDIHKKMVVDV, from the exons atg GGAAATGAAAGTTCTCTTCCTATGGAACTATGTTCAAACT TTGATGCTGATGAAATACGACGACTTGGGAAACGTTTCAGAAAGCTTGATTTAGACAACTCAGGTTCTTTGAGTATTGATGAATTTATGTCACTGCCTGAGTTACAGCAGAATCCTTTAGTACAACGCGTTATAGATATATTTGATGCCGACGGGAACGGCGAAGTGGATTTTAAAG aattcatacagggtgtttcccaGTTCAGTGTAAAAGGAGATAAGGAATCAAAACTGAGGTTTGCATTCAGAATATATGATATGGACAATGATGGGTACATATCCAATGGGGAACTGTTTCAG GTGCTAAAAATGATGGTTGGTAACAATTTGAAGGACACACAGCTTCAGCAAATTGTCGATAAAACAATATTATTTGCTGACAAAGATGAGGATGGGAAAATTAATTTTGAAGAGTTTTGCTCT GTGGTGGGCAACACAGATATTCACAAAAAGATGGTGGTTGACGTTTAA